In one window of Tursiops truncatus isolate mTurTru1 chromosome 5, mTurTru1.mat.Y, whole genome shotgun sequence DNA:
- the PDE6B gene encoding rod cGMP-specific 3',5'-cyclic phosphodiesterase subunit beta isoform X2 — protein sequence MWPKTGDFAFQKVCRARGREQGVTRLDLSLVPAPCWERHRHQCPPGLRGQSVCECVCLRRDSSHPGAAVVRRVWAGVATTHRYVTPQVLLWSANKVFEELTDIERQFHKAFYTVRAYLNCDRYSVGLLDMTKEKEFFDVWPVLMGEAPPYSGPRTPDGREIVFYKVIDYILHGKEDIKVIPSPPADHWALASGLPTYVAESGFICNIMNAQADEMFKFQEGPLDDSGWVIKNVLSMPIVNKKEEIVGVATFYNRKDGKPFDEQDELLMESLTQFLGWSALNADTYDKMNRLENRKDIAQDMVLYHVRCDRDEIQLILPTRERLGKEPAECEEDELGRILKQELPGPTKFDIYEFHFSDLECTELELVKCGIQMYYELGVVRKFQIPQEVLVRFLFSVSKGYRRITYHNWRHGFNVAQTMFTLLMTGKLKSYYTDLEAFAMVTAGLCHDIDHRGTNNLYQMKSQNPLAKLHGSSILERHHLEFGKFLLSEETLNIYQNLNRRQHEHVIHLMDIAIIATDLALYFKKRTMFQKIVDESQNYEDRNSWVEYLSLETTRKEIVMAMMMTACDLSAITKPWEVQSKVALLVAAEFWEQGDLERTVLDQQPIPMMDRNKAAELPKLQVGFIDFVCTFVYKEFSRFHEEILPMFDRLQNNRKEWKTLADDRHRSLQRRPGTPVFHLLHPVSRSAGPLPPHPTGAVPLTTGTRG from the exons ATGTGGCCAAAGACtggagactttgccttccagaaGGTTTGCAGGGCCCgaggcagggagcagggagtCACGCGCTTGGATCTCAGCCTGGTGCCGGCGCCCTGTTGGGAGAGGCACCGTCACCAGTGTCCCCCAGGGCTCCGAGGTCAGAgcgtgtgtgaatgtgtgtgtctcAGGCGTGACAGCTCACACCCAGGTGCCGCTGTGGTCAGACGGGTGTGGGCAGGTGTGGCCACGACCCACAGGTATGTCACTCCCCAGGTGCTGCTGTGGTCAGCCAACAAGGTGTTTGAGGAGCTGACGGACATCGAGAGGCAGTTCCACAAGGCCTTCTACACTGTGCGGGCCTATCTGAACTGCGACCGATACTCAGTGGGCCTCCTGGACATGACCAAGGAGAAG GAATTCTTTGACGTGTGGCCTGTGCTGATGGGGGAAGCCCCGCCGTACTCAGGCCCACGCACACCTGACGGCCGT GAAATCGTCTTCTACAAAGTCATCGACTACATCCTCCATGGCAAGGAAGACATCAAGGTCATCCC CTCACCCCCCGCCGACCACTGGGCCCTCGCCAGTGGCCTTCCAACCTACGTGGCAGAAAGTGGCTTT ATCTGTAACATTATGAACGCCCAAGCTGATGAAATGTTCAAATTTCAG GAAGGGCCTCTGGACGACTCTGGGTGGGTCATTAAGAACGTCCTCTCCATGCCCATCGTCAACAAGAAGGAGGAGATTGTGGGGGTCGCGACGTTTTACAACAGGAAAGACGGGAAGCCCTTCGATGAGCAGGACGAACTCCTGATGGAG TCTCTCACGCAGTTCCTGGGCTGGTCGGCGCTGAACGCCGACACCTACGACAAGATGAACAGGCTGGAGAACCGCAAGGACATCGCCCAGGACATGGTTCTGTACCACGTGAGATGCGACAGGGACGAAATCCAGTTGATCCTG CCAACAAGAGAGCGTCTCGGGAAGGAGCCTGCGGAATGCGAGGAAGATGAGCTGGGGAGAATCTTG AAGCAAGAGCTGCCGGGGCCCACCAAGTTTGATATCTATGAGTTCCACTTCTCTGATCTGGAGTGCACGGAGCTGGAGCTGGTCAAATGTGGCATCCAGATGTACTACGAGCTGGGAGTGGTTCGAAAGTTCCAGATCCCCCAGGAG GTCTTGGTGCGGTTCCTGTTCTCCGTGAGCAAGGGGTACCGGAGAATCACCTACCACAACTGGCGCCACGGCTTCAACGTGGCCCAGACGATGTTCACGCTTCTCATG ACGGGCAAACTGAAGAGCTACTACACGGACCTGGAGGCCTTCGCCATGGTGACCGCCGGCCTGTGCCACGACATCGACCACCGGGGCACCAACAACCTGTACCAGATGAA ATCCCAGAACCCTTTAGCCAAGCTCCACGGCTCCTCAATTTTGGAACGACATCACCTGGAGTTCGGGAAGTTCCTGCTCTCCGAGGAG ACCCTCAACATCTATCAGAACCTGAACCGGCGGCAGCATGAGCACGTGATCCACCTCATGGACATCGCCATCATCGCCACAGACCTGGCACTCTACTTCAA GAAGAGGACGATGTTCCAGAAGATTGTGGATGAGTCCCAGAACTACGAGGACAGGAACAGCTGGGTGGAGTACCTCTCCCTGGAGACGACGCGGAAGGAGATAGTCAT GGCCATGATGATGACGGCGTGTGACCTGTCTGCCATCACCAAGCCCTGGGAAGTCCAGAGCAAG GTCGCTCTGCTGGTGGCAGCTGAGTTCTGGGAACAAGGGGACCTGGAGAGGACAGTTCTGGATCAGCAGCCCATC CCGATGATGGACCGGAACAAGGCGGCCGAGCTCCCCAAACTGCAGGTCGGCTTCATTGACTTCGTGTGCACGTTCGTGTACAAG GAGTTCTCCCGCTTCCACGAGGAGATCCTGCCCATGTTCGACCGGCTGCAGAACAACAGGAAGGAGTGGAAGACCCTGGCTGACGA CCGGCACAGAAGTTTGCAACGGCGGCCCGGCACCCCAGTCTTCCACCTGCTGCATCCTGTGAGCCGGTCAGCGggccccctgccccctcaccccacTGGGGCTGTGCCTCTAACCACTGGTACAAGAGGTTAA
- the MYL5 gene encoding myosin light chain 5 isoform X4: MDQNRDGFIDKEDLKDTYASLGKTNVKDEELDAMLREASGPINFTMFLNMFGEKLSGTDAEETILNAFKMLDPDGKGSINKDYIRRLLVSQADKMTAEEKQDRAWSPVPVINSPAGCGLGDPPTPSHPCLSLTTPTKLAG; the protein is encoded by the exons ATGGACCAGAACCGAGACGGCTTCATTGACAAGGAGGACCTGAAGGACACCTACGCCTCCCTGG GCAAAACCAACGTCAAGGATGAGGAGCTGGACGCCATGCTCAGGGAGGCCTCGGGGCCCATCAACTTCACCATGTTCCTGAACATGTTTGGGGAGAAGCTGAGCG GCACGGATGCCGAGGAGACCATCCTCAACGCATTCAAGATGCTGGACCCCGACGGCAAAGGCAGCATCAACAAGGACTA CATCCGGCGGCTGCTCGTGTCCCAGGCCGACAAGATGACGGCTGAGGAG AAACAAGACAGAGCCTGGAGTCCAGTTCCTGTGATTAATTCACCTGCTGGCTGCGGCCTCGGGgaccctcccactccctcccacccctgcctgagCCTCACGACCCCCACCAAACTCGCAGGTTGA
- the MYL5 gene encoding myosin light chain 5 isoform X1, with protein sequence MASRKAKKKEGGALRAQRASSNVFSNFEQTQIQEFKEAFTLMDQNRDGFIDKEDLKDTYASLGKTNVKDEELDAMLREASGPINFTMFLNMFGEKLSGTDAEETILNAFKMLDPDGKGSINKDYIRRLLVSQADKMTAEEKQDRAWSPVPVINSPAGCGLGDPPTPSHPCLSLTTPTKLAG encoded by the exons ATG GCCAGCAGGAAGGCCAAGAAGAAGGAGGGGGGGGCCCTGCGGGCCCAGAGGGCGTCATCGAATGTCTTCTCCAACTTTGAGCAGACCCAAATCCAGGAGTTCAAGGAG GCGTTCACACTCATGGACCAGAACCGAGACGGCTTCATTGACAAGGAGGACCTGAAGGACACCTACGCCTCCCTGG GCAAAACCAACGTCAAGGATGAGGAGCTGGACGCCATGCTCAGGGAGGCCTCGGGGCCCATCAACTTCACCATGTTCCTGAACATGTTTGGGGAGAAGCTGAGCG GCACGGATGCCGAGGAGACCATCCTCAACGCATTCAAGATGCTGGACCCCGACGGCAAAGGCAGCATCAACAAGGACTA CATCCGGCGGCTGCTCGTGTCCCAGGCCGACAAGATGACGGCTGAGGAG AAACAAGACAGAGCCTGGAGTCCAGTTCCTGTGATTAATTCACCTGCTGGCTGCGGCCTCGGGgaccctcccactccctcccacccctgcctgagCCTCACGACCCCCACCAAACTCGCAGGTTGA
- the MYL5 gene encoding myosin light chain 5 isoform X2 gives MASRKAKKKEGGALRAQRASSNVFSNFEQTQIQEFKEAFTLMDQNRDGFIDKEDLKDTYASLGKTNVKDEELDAMLREASGPINFTMFLNMFGEKLSGTDAEETILNAFKMLDPDGKGSINKDYIRRLLVSQADKMTAEEVDQMFQFSTIDAAGNLDYKALSYVLTHGEAE, from the exons ATG GCCAGCAGGAAGGCCAAGAAGAAGGAGGGGGGGGCCCTGCGGGCCCAGAGGGCGTCATCGAATGTCTTCTCCAACTTTGAGCAGACCCAAATCCAGGAGTTCAAGGAG GCGTTCACACTCATGGACCAGAACCGAGACGGCTTCATTGACAAGGAGGACCTGAAGGACACCTACGCCTCCCTGG GCAAAACCAACGTCAAGGATGAGGAGCTGGACGCCATGCTCAGGGAGGCCTCGGGGCCCATCAACTTCACCATGTTCCTGAACATGTTTGGGGAGAAGCTGAGCG GCACGGATGCCGAGGAGACCATCCTCAACGCATTCAAGATGCTGGACCCCGACGGCAAAGGCAGCATCAACAAGGACTA CATCCGGCGGCTGCTCGTGTCCCAGGCCGACAAGATGACGGCTGAGGAG GTTGACCAGATGTTCCAGTTCTCCACCATCGACGCTGCAGGCAACTTGGACTACAAGGCACTGAGCTACGTGCTCACCCACGGGGAGGCGGAGTGa
- the MYL5 gene encoding myosin light chain 5 isoform X3, which translates to MASRKAKKKEGGALRAQRASSNVFSNFEQTQIQEFKEAFTLMDQNRDGFIDKEDLKDTYASLGKTNVKDEELDAMLREASGPINFTMFLNMFGEKLSGTDAEETILNAFKMLDPDGKGSINKDYIRRLLVSQADKMTAEEHRNKTEPGVQFL; encoded by the exons ATG GCCAGCAGGAAGGCCAAGAAGAAGGAGGGGGGGGCCCTGCGGGCCCAGAGGGCGTCATCGAATGTCTTCTCCAACTTTGAGCAGACCCAAATCCAGGAGTTCAAGGAG GCGTTCACACTCATGGACCAGAACCGAGACGGCTTCATTGACAAGGAGGACCTGAAGGACACCTACGCCTCCCTGG GCAAAACCAACGTCAAGGATGAGGAGCTGGACGCCATGCTCAGGGAGGCCTCGGGGCCCATCAACTTCACCATGTTCCTGAACATGTTTGGGGAGAAGCTGAGCG GCACGGATGCCGAGGAGACCATCCTCAACGCATTCAAGATGCTGGACCCCGACGGCAAAGGCAGCATCAACAAGGACTA CATCCGGCGGCTGCTCGTGTCCCAGGCCGACAAGATGACGGCTGAGGAG CACAGAAACAAGACAGAGCCTGGAGTCCAGTTCCTGTGA